CTGCGAGCGGGCCGTTTTGGGGTAGAGGATGCGGCCGGCGCTCATCACGCTGACCCAGCGTGTGACGCGCACCGTGCCTAGTTCGGGGTCCACGTGCACTTCGCAGAAGTGCGCCCCGAAGGCGTGCATGGAGTGTTCGGTGGCTTCTTCCTTCTTGTTCATACTGGCGTTGGCCGTGGCCTGCGGGGCTTCGTAGCCGGCCCCGTAGCGGCCCAGGGCGCTGCCTTCCACATCGCTCAGGTTGGCGCGCTTCATCACCTCGCCAAAAGCTTCACCCTTGGCCGGGTTGGCTTTCAGCTGCAAGCGCCCTTGCTTCATCACTACCTCGGCGGGGGCGGCGCGGTAGAGGGGCGACTGCTTATCGGCCACCGCCAGCTTGATGAGCTTCTGCCAGACTTCCTGCGCGGCTAGGTACACCGACGACGATACCCGCCCTGCCGCCGTGGAGCCGCCTGACCACTGCGTGGTAGGCAGGATGGTGTCGCCCAACTCGCAGCGCACGTTCTGCGGGTCGAGGCCCAGCGAGTCGGCCGCGACCTGGGTGATGATGGTGTAGGTACCGGTGCCCAGATCAGTGGCGCCGGCCTGCACCATGGCATGGCCGTCGGCGTAGAGGCGCACGCGGGCGTTGCCCTGGCTGCTGTGCACGGGGTAGCTGGCTGAGGCCATGCCGTAGCCCACCAAGTGCTTGCCGGCGCGGGTCTGGCCGTTTTTGGGGTTGCGCTGGCTCCAGCCAAACAGCTCGGCCCCGCGCTGGTAGCATTCCTTTAGGCTTTTGCTGCTCCAGGGGTGGCCGTTGGTGGGGTCGCGGTCGGCGTAGTTGAGTAGACGCACCTGGATGGGGTCGAGGTTGAGGTGGGCCGCCAGGTCGTCCATCGAGCACTCGATGGCGAAGGAGCCGGGCATGTCGCCGGGGGCGCGGGTCGAGGTGGGCGTCATCACGTTGGCGTGGGCCATGCGGTACGTGCCCTCAAAGGTGGGCGAGTCGTAGAGCATGTTGATGATGCGGCCGTTGGTTTCGGCCCAGTCTTCCCAGGGTGAGGTAGTCGAAGTTTTCTCGTGAATGAGGGCCAGCAGCTTGCCTTCGCGGGTGGCTCCGAGGCGCAGCGTTTGTTCCTGCTCTTCCCGAAAGCCCATGCCCGTAAACTGCTGGGGCCGCGTGAGCACCAGCTTCACCGGCCGGCCCACCGCCTTGGCCGCGAGCGGGGCCAGCACCACGTGGGGCCACACCCAGGCCTTGCAGCCGAAGCCGCCGCCGAGGTACTTCGTGATAACCCGCACCTGCTCGGTGGTCAGGCCTAGCATGGCGGCCAGGGTCTTCTGCGTTTCCGATACACCCTGCGTGGTGTCGTACACGGTGAGGCGGTCGGGTGCATCCCAGTGGGCGGTGGTGGCCCCCGGCTCCATCGGGTTGTGGTGGGTGGCGGCGTGGGTGTAGGTGGCCGTGAGCTGCACCGGGGCGCTGGCAAAGGCCGCCTGCGCCTCGCCTCGCTTCGTAACGCCAGGCGAGTAGCCTCGTATTGCCTTGGGCACGTACAGCTCCGCGTTCTGGGCCTGGTACGACGACACGGGCACCTCGGGCACAATCGTGACCTGGAGCTGCGCGGCGGCGTACTGGGCGTGCTCCAGGGTGTCGGCCACTACCACAGCCACTGGCTGCCCGGCGTAGAACACCTGGTTTGACTCCATCGGAAAAAAGCTCATCGGCGACGAGGCAAACGACCGCCGGTCCTCAGGCTTGTTGGGCGTCTTGGCCAGCTTCGGCAGGTTCTCGTGGGTGAGAATGGCCAGCACGCCCGGCAGCCGTTGGGCCGCGCTCGTGTCGATGCGGGTCACGCGCCCCTTAGCCACGTCGCTGGTTTTGAGCACGGCGTGCACCAGGCCCGGCAGCTGGTTGTACTCGGCTGAGTACTTGGCCCGGCCGGTCACTTTGGCCAAGCCATCGACGCGGCTTAGCGGCTGGCCCACCACGCCGGCGTTGGGGTTGGTGTCGGAAAATTGCGATTCCAGTTCCATACTACCTGCTTGTTGAATTAGTGAGAAGACCCTAGCCGGCCACTTGCTGCAACGCACGCACCAACGTGTTCTGCGCCAGCTCCACCTTGTAGGCGTTGTCTTTGCGGGGCTGCGCGCCTTTGAGCGCGGCGGTAGCGGCGGCCCGAAAAGTAGCCTCGGTGGCCGGCTGGCCGGTCAGCACTTTCTCCGCCTCGCGCGAGCGCCAGGGCTGCGCGCCCACCCCGCCCAGCGCCACGCGGGCCGCACGAATGGTACTCGCCTGCACCTCCAGCCCCACGGCGGCCGAGGCCAGCGCGTAGGCGTAGCTGCTGCGTTCGCGCACCTTGAGGTAGGCCGAGCGCTGGGCGTGCGCGGCGGCCGGAATCGTGACGGCCACAATGAGCTCGCCGGGCTCCAGCACGGCATCGAAGGCAGCCAGGGCTACCGCCAAATCGCCGGGGTAGGCCGTGGCAATGCAGCTTTCGCTCACACCCAGGATGGCCAGGTTGTGGTTGTCGCCCACCAGGGCAGGGCAGCCCGAACCGGGCACGCGCTTGTTGCACGGAAAAGCCGCATCGCGGAAGTAGCCGCAGCGCGTG
The genomic region above belongs to Hymenobacter sp. BRD128 and contains:
- a CDS encoding xanthine dehydrogenase family protein molybdopterin-binding subunit, with translation MELESQFSDTNPNAGVVGQPLSRVDGLAKVTGRAKYSAEYNQLPGLVHAVLKTSDVAKGRVTRIDTSAAQRLPGVLAILTHENLPKLAKTPNKPEDRRSFASSPMSFFPMESNQVFYAGQPVAVVVADTLEHAQYAAAQLQVTIVPEVPVSSYQAQNAELYVPKAIRGYSPGVTKRGEAQAAFASAPVQLTATYTHAATHHNPMEPGATTAHWDAPDRLTVYDTTQGVSETQKTLAAMLGLTTEQVRVITKYLGGGFGCKAWVWPHVVLAPLAAKAVGRPVKLVLTRPQQFTGMGFREEQEQTLRLGATREGKLLALIHEKTSTTSPWEDWAETNGRIINMLYDSPTFEGTYRMAHANVMTPTSTRAPGDMPGSFAIECSMDDLAAHLNLDPIQVRLLNYADRDPTNGHPWSSKSLKECYQRGAELFGWSQRNPKNGQTRAGKHLVGYGMASASYPVHSSQGNARVRLYADGHAMVQAGATDLGTGTYTIITQVAADSLGLDPQNVRCELGDTILPTTQWSGGSTAAGRVSSSVYLAAQEVWQKLIKLAVADKQSPLYRAAPAEVVMKQGRLQLKANPAKGEAFGEVMKRANLSDVEGSALGRYGAGYEAPQATANASMNKKEEATEHSMHAFGAHFCEVHVDPELGTVRVTRWVSVMSAGRILYPKTARSQVIGGSIFGIGAALIEASVRDPHLARYTNANLADYHVPVNADIPAMTVEFIDEHDPYVNAMGVKGIGEISIVGVTAAVANVVFHATGKRLRSLPMTPAAVLEAIRQSA
- a CDS encoding xanthine dehydrogenase family protein subunit M, yielding MNNFSYTQAATTKEATGRHKDTPLAAYLAGGTTLLDLMKANLDEHPQLIDINPLPLSSIEQTKDGLRIGALARMSDVGEHPLVVQGYPAVSQSLLLAASPQLRNMASIGGNMLQRTRCGYFRDAAFPCNKRVPGSGCPALVGDNHNLAILGVSESCIATAYPGDLAVALAAFDAVLEPGELIVAVTIPAAAHAQRSAYLKVRERSSYAYALASAAVGLEVQASTIRAARVALGGVGAQPWRSREAEKVLTGQPATEATFRAAATAALKGAQPRKDNAYKVELAQNTLVRALQQVAG